The Agromyces mariniharenae sequence GGCGAGCGTCCGAGAACGGCAAGCGCGTCCAGGCGCTCGGCGGCGCGAAGAACCACATGGTCGTCATGCCCGACGCCGACCTCGACGCCGCGGCCGATGCCGCCGTCTCGGCCGCATACGGCTCGGCGGGCGAGCGCTGCATGGCGGTGTCGGTGCTCGTCGCGGTGGGCGACGAGGTCGCCGACGCCATCGTCGCGAAGGTCGCCGAGCGGATGGCGACCCTGAAGATCGGCGACGGCACCGACCCGGCGAGCGAGATGGGCCCGCTCATCACCCGCGAGCACCGCGACAAGGTCGCCTCGTACGTCACGGGCGCCGCGGCGGAGGGCGCGACGGTCGTCGTCGACGGCACGCTGCAGGCGTTCGAGGGCGACGGGTTCTTCGTCGGCACCTCGCTCGTCGACCACGTGAAGCCCGGCATGCGGGTCTACGACGACGAGATCTTCGGCCCGGTGCTCTCCGTCGTGCGCGTCGCCTCGTACGAGGAGGCCGTCGACCTCATCAACGCGAACGACTTCGCGAACGGCGTCGCCGTCTTCACGCGCGACGGCGGCACGGCCCGCCAGTTCGAGTTCGACATCGAGGTCGGCATGGTCGGCGTCAACGTGCCGATCCCCGTGCCGATCGGCGCCTACTCGTTCGGCGGCTGGAAGAACTCGCTCTTCGGCGACTCGCACATCTACGGCCCCGAGTCGGTGCACTTCTACACCCGCTCGAAGGTCGTCACGACGCGCTGGCCCGACCCGTCGGAGTCGCAGGTCAACCTGGGCTTCCCGAGCAACCACTGATCGCCACCGGTGGTCGAGTAGCGCCCGGCGCAGCCGGACGCGTATCGAGACCCGACGTGGGCGTCTCGATACGCGTCGCCTCCGGCGGCGCTACTCGACGACCGACCTGAAAGGACCCTCCCCATGACCGACACCCTGATCGACACGGCGACCTACGTCGACCGGAGCGGCACGCGGCATCCGCTGCCCGACGCAGCCGCCGAGGCGCAGGTGCGCGGCGACGACCGCGGCCACGTGTTCCACTCGTGGAGCGCGCAGGCCCTCATCGACCCGCTGCCCATCGCGGCGGGCGAGGGCTCGACGTTCTGGGACTACGCGGGCAACGCGTACCTCGACTTCTCGAGCCAACTCGTGAACCTCAACCTCGGGCACCAGCACCCCGACCTCGTCGCGGCGATCCAGGAGCAGGCCGGCCGCCTCGCGACGATCCAGCCGTCGATGGCGTCGGACGTGCGCGGCGAGCTCGCCCGGCGCATCGCCGAGGTCGCGCCCGGCGACCTCGACAAGGTGTTCTTCACCAACGG is a genomic window containing:
- a CDS encoding CoA-acylating methylmalonate-semialdehyde dehydrogenase, with the protein product MSLVQDTVDPQVVDERETALVRHFVAGREVGGDDRTGPVFNPATGEVSRRVAFASTAEVDEAIAAAKAALPGWRATGLIKRADVFFKLRHLLVEHQDELAAILTNEHGKVLSDAKGEISRGIENVEFAAGLVHLLKGERSEQVARGVDVHQAKQPVGVVGAITPFNFPVMVPLWMVASAIACGNTVVLKPSEKDPSAAIFLAKLFQEAGLPDGVLNVVHGDKVAVDAILDSPDVRAVSFVGSTPIARSIYRRASENGKRVQALGGAKNHMVVMPDADLDAAADAAVSAAYGSAGERCMAVSVLVAVGDEVADAIVAKVAERMATLKIGDGTDPASEMGPLITREHRDKVASYVTGAAAEGATVVVDGTLQAFEGDGFFVGTSLVDHVKPGMRVYDDEIFGPVLSVVRVASYEEAVDLINANDFANGVAVFTRDGGTARQFEFDIEVGMVGVNVPIPVPIGAYSFGGWKNSLFGDSHIYGPESVHFYTRSKVVTTRWPDPSESQVNLGFPSNH